From one Oceanivirga salmonicida genomic stretch:
- a CDS encoding MerR family transcriptional regulator, which produces MFKIGEFSKIMQVSIRMLRYYDEVGLLKPEAVDKWTGHRMYSVTQIPRLNRIIYLRDIGFNISEIALALEMNDCLLLETLEQKRFEIMDTIQNEKEKLQKIAIARNEIKENKGELHYNISIKAIPEYQVLSLRRIVPTYYSEGDLWNELSAFAKEQKIEISGHTFSIYHDTEYKGQNVDIELCVPVSKLCKDIAPFCFRIIEPVPNMACTMVYGDFSNIKRAYIVFAKWLQKNSKYRMSNPMRQIVHRGSWNESNPEKYLTEIQIPLELN; this is translated from the coding sequence ATGTTTAAAATAGGTGAGTTTTCAAAAATAATGCAAGTATCTATTCGTATGCTTCGATATTATGATGAAGTAGGGCTGTTAAAGCCAGAAGCAGTCGATAAATGGACGGGGCACCGAATGTACTCAGTAACCCAAATACCCCGCCTAAATAGAATAATATATTTGCGTGACATCGGTTTTAATATTTCTGAAATTGCACTTGCACTCGAAATGAATGATTGTTTACTACTTGAAACTCTTGAACAAAAGCGATTTGAAATTATGGATACCATACAGAATGAGAAGGAAAAACTACAAAAAATTGCGATTGCTAGAAACGAAATAAAAGAAAACAAAGGAGAACTTCATTATAACATTTCCATTAAAGCAATCCCAGAGTATCAAGTACTTTCTTTGCGAAGAATTGTTCCTACATACTACTCTGAGGGGGATTTATGGAATGAACTTTCTGCTTTTGCAAAAGAACAGAAGATAGAAATATCTGGTCATACTTTTTCTATTTATCATGATACAGAATACAAAGGACAAAATGTTGATATTGAGTTATGCGTCCCTGTAAGTAAGTTATGTAAAGATATTGCTCCATTCTGTTTCCGTATTATTGAGCCTGTCCCCAATATGGCTTGCACAATGGTATATGGTGACTTTTCAAATATAAAAAGAGCGTATATTGTTTTTGCTAAATGGTTACAAAAAAATAGTAAATATCGAATGTCAAACCCTATGCGACAAATTGTGCATAGGGGATCGTGGAATGAGAGTAATCCGGAAAAATACCTGACTGAAATCCAAATACCATTGGAACTTAATTAG
- a CDS encoding class I SAM-dependent methyltransferase: MRKFMTKKEKLIKEWLEEEKNAYIKGWDFSYIEGRFDEESDLPWDYTDIIRKYLKKEHKLLDIDTGGGEFLIYLGHSYGNTSATENYEPNVEFCKKELLPLGIDFKKANALDKLPFEDNTFDIIINRHGAFNASEIYRILKKGGIFITQQVGAENDRELIDLLLPNTKIQFPEQYLGKVSKKFKNIGFNILQEQEVFRPIKFYDIGALVWFACIIEWEFINFSVEKCLDKLFEAQDILENKGVVEAKIHRFLLVCKK, encoded by the coding sequence ATGAGAAAATTTATGACAAAAAAGGAAAAATTAATAAAAGAATGGCTAGAAGAAGAAAAAAATGCATATATAAAGGGGTGGGATTTTTCATATATTGAAGGTAGATTTGATGAAGAAAGTGATTTACCTTGGGATTATACAGATATTATAAGAAAATATTTGAAAAAAGAACATAAATTACTTGATATAGATACTGGTGGTGGAGAGTTTTTAATATATTTAGGTCATTCTTATGGAAATACTAGTGCTACTGAAAATTATGAACCTAATGTAGAATTTTGTAAAAAAGAATTACTACCACTCGGAATAGATTTTAAAAAGGCTAATGCATTAGACAAATTACCTTTTGAAGATAATACATTTGATATTATAATAAATAGGCATGGTGCTTTTAATGCTAGTGAAATATATAGAATATTAAAAAAAGGTGGTATCTTTATAACTCAACAAGTTGGAGCAGAAAATGATAGAGAACTTATAGATTTATTATTACCAAATACTAAAATTCAATTTCCAGAACAATATTTGGGTAAAGTTTCTAAAAAATTTAAAAACATTGGATTTAATATTTTACAAGAGCAAGAAGTATTTAGACCAATTAAATTTTATGATATAGGTGCATTAGTATGGTTTGCCTGTATTATTGAATGGGAATTTATTAATTTTTCAGTTGAAAAATGTCTTGATAAATTATTTGAGGCACAAGATATTTTAGAAAATAAAGGAGTTGTTGAAGCTAAAATACATAGATTTTTATTAGTGTGTAAAAAATGA
- a CDS encoding DNA alkylation repair protein: MVEDRSITQYFGDNLAELLSKKIKVVYKDFDSKTYIENIRKKCVKLSYTKRMELHADELNRLLPSPYSKSLKILMQIFGEENPNETGMFKEFYWCMPIGKFVEKYGIDNFNLSIKAIEEITKRNTGEYAIRPFIRKYPKKTIKIMQEWSKSNNFHLRRLSSEGLRPKLPWATKLDIFIENPKPVFQILKNLMEDDIKFVKKSVANNLTDYLKVNKEEAIKFIKEYQSSNNKNTQWIIKHATRKIKF; encoded by the coding sequence ATGGTTGAAGATAGGAGCATAACACAATATTTTGGAGATAATCTTGCAGAACTATTATCGAAAAAGATAAAAGTTGTTTATAAAGATTTTGATAGTAAAACATATATTGAAAATATTAGAAAAAAATGTGTAAAACTTAGTTATACGAAAAGAATGGAACTTCATGCAGATGAATTAAATAGACTGTTACCAAGTCCATATTCTAAATCATTAAAAATATTAATGCAAATTTTTGGTGAAGAAAATCCTAATGAAACAGGAATGTTTAAAGAATTTTATTGGTGTATGCCTATTGGTAAATTTGTAGAAAAATATGGAATAGATAATTTTAATCTTTCTATAAAAGCGATTGAAGAAATTACAAAAAGAAATACAGGAGAATATGCTATTCGACCATTTATTAGAAAGTATCCTAAAAAAACTATAAAAATAATGCAAGAATGGTCAAAATCCAATAATTTTCACCTTCGTAGGCTTTCTTCTGAAGGTCTAAGACCAAAACTTCCTTGGGCAACAAAACTTGATATTTTTATTGAAAATCCCAAACCAGTTTTTCAAATTTTGAAAAATTTAATGGAAGATGATATAAAATTTGTAAAAAAATCTGTTGCTAATAATCTAACCGATTATTTAAAGGTTAATAAAGAAGAAGCAATAAAATTTATCAAAGAATATCAAAGTTCTAATAATAAAAATACCCAATGGATAATTAAACACGCAACAAGAAAAATAAAATTTTAA
- a CDS encoding SAM-dependent methyltransferase, whose protein sequence is MNNYQLKPIGKVKNNNSGVFIELEPEYIPGLQALNGFSHINVVWWFSDCDNKLDRNILQIEQPYKNAPTVMGVFATRSPVRPNPIALTTSEIISIDFNKGIIRITFIDANDNTPVLDIKPYTPSFDRVETPSIPTWCSEWPKSTEASGCFNWEQIFNFKGVL, encoded by the coding sequence ATGAATAATTATCAATTAAAACCTATTGGAAAGGTAAAAAATAATAACAGCGGAGTATTTATTGAATTAGAGCCAGAGTATATTCCTGGACTGCAAGCATTAAATGGATTTAGCCATATTAACGTAGTATGGTGGTTTAGTGATTGTGATAATAAGTTAGATAGAAATATATTACAAATTGAACAGCCCTATAAAAATGCACCAACAGTAATGGGCGTTTTTGCCACAAGGTCGCCAGTCCGCCCTAATCCTATTGCTTTAACAACATCGGAAATTATCAGCATTGATTTTAACAAGGGAATTATTAGGATTACTTTTATTGACGCGAATGACAATACCCCAGTGTTGGATATAAAGCCATACACACCAAGTTTTGATAGAGTAGAAACACCCAGTATTCCTACATGGTGTAGCGAATGGCCTAAAAGCACAGAAGCGTCTGGGTGCTTTAATTGGGAGCAGATATTCAATTTTAAGGGG